One window from the genome of Mugil cephalus isolate CIBA_MC_2020 chromosome 23, CIBA_Mcephalus_1.1, whole genome shotgun sequence encodes:
- the LOC125001154 gene encoding cilia- and flagella-associated protein 47-like isoform X2, with protein sequence MDGSCVRVDPPFVEFSDVKVGQVYRVSVTATNVGKTSKKISIEKPRSKLFRFTSSSPAGVVAPGLSVSGLLEFTPEEEEEVRDHLLIHTDDADTLKIPLRGLPRACSLVMDSMLDFGCVVASSQVISKQHPITNRGSAPGLFQVQYTGDSSLRISPSTGIIAAGATQWLKAELRTDRPRQIEEKALVKLQNRSAVVLSIRAELVDQQLELFDLQGNPLSCLWFGPVYFGTSCVESVVLRNNSPQACDWVCQLQDSVAGTEVGSNLQKTTDAALLERGEKCNRAPCDVSQVFVCVPKYGRLGPYEEMTVKLRFSPVCKSAMTRQDYCLFLLFQTVRRKHGFTNHNADSSVELAVTGSGFSVSLVPSPSDRFDFLRCAKGQRVDLHCALQNLCPQLPVAFRFRKIAHFTAEPSAGSIAPGQRQDVVLSFSARQQGSFQVCQKLDVLGHVVCQSNDNATEDGTELKICSFHAITLHLSAVCCSETTQPVPKLNHAGTNAPGSWPHVRCSDLARCREVAPAAVLSADKTRLHRHRGERSRDAEEDGFLAFPNDRPCSIRPASSHGQYRTIFTGVPRYRYVDTSYAFTADEEEQRQRHRQNYADFIRQLRQARVQKIEERRQGDVEDDVDIGIIPSQGLVPPTLGISDLERPKISETKPNYKHGSPETKRRCLQDKISGQSKVGSQQVSKVMRAVPCTSQEMADCYRNLTAMELYQVDIGPLLVDFGAVCVNSVCVQKLVLANRLSAHVWVQVEVDCPELQGSSPLSHVLPPRSHTTLPLTFQTNKLGPFYRPVSYSINRKHPGQILVRAQVVPLALELSTNLLVLRPDPNLLAASGYRSSVTLRNPCNHAAEFTWRPVVTERGILFSVRPATGVVEPYSELDCEVVWHPSFSSPSEGDFDLCVQDGNSERLHCVAEVGATSVQLAEKHIVFESVPLNMPSTRTAVLHNTGRNHAYYQVLDVCPLPGMVVSPCEGVVPSRGQATLKIHFNPDCVMKFDARVEIALRNMKSAELRVGGSVEPPNVDISVSHFQFYGVHAGSRRLIPFALTNHSSAAARVALDLSEHKNFSVRLPRPSEKRESGWSVVDIQAHQTADCSLSFSPSQMATYYFDLPMMVNGVRWPASSLHPFPTQSSLSSSSSSSLRTSSSRRHVVKTFSHPSSSTQQAPCVQATVLCAPLEMSPSSLEFHVEPQFENYTKEVELKAAGEESACWRGATGGRVDWWFGCNGGGEEELCTASPPGGSLGPGQSVSVVISIRTEAVRKGCDRVTKLSLPLYLGRKGEEATGEEETPQPYRELSVIVTDWHPSITFHPPQILLTPAPLDRDSAATLTLLAAGYPSGTRLSAEVDDVEAEDGTRVRPVSVAFPAGDTVAARDADQAAHGSTLQCSVSFCSAVPLSLCTTITFTDHLHNRFKVKLCAVADNCVLTAWPYMALHNSKQQIVLKTGATAVEATFQLYETPSPASVQTSSPSSFDHNSSASKNSESLSDSDSLGRRASGDTNSCACRGTPANLSVPRFPAADTEEGLYHLNVLLAVERWFSLFGWPGAPYPITVPHTLRRVASKIQTNHSNGRTYRVSQSKDSRSVVDMLHHLTGKQIPGIPRCQTFSSDAEQRTNQLLQQHEAMLTFLRVQGASLCHIRPEYLLDALEFKHWCSTQSNKESAEHGLDYSNVDFESLSKRSWTDVLLQIYKVLVLRRVSKSSRNTTLSRKDVGGILPVGSQPLASNIYSSWELQLLSWLNMHYQSMRKSIWDAGEAPSDRWIVNFDLDLTDGVVLAALLAAHCPYLIRSHFRRMYTRASSLEQILHNNIIVAQALTVLGLNINIQPIDLSDPNPVQMLILCVHLYERLPQYVPTHTITLSGDLHSTFSKQVRLKSSSSKPVKYQAYLLGEDAHLFSLPDGNVVTIPPKSSAELTVQFGCSFLQPMEAVLLLVSTSTFGLCRTTLTFGLKTHVTHITPTNTVKCKSPCYQMKVIRVPLINTFNEEATFRVVLVESTFNPLEPDTKKCSLVQQASFKANAEKTAEEASGEEMEAGGEDSEFLSSVRSVCLKSGQEDTLSISYLPFSTGTKYCSVLLVCPKVGDMVYIVKATSELPLPSPVTARPSSNVVSKPRNSDTAVCVSVISLQCEVGQVCEEVLRVPRINMMWEQALAIWGQHFMSADERRRRELTHTLRSSTVRAAAAARKLSGRLLLRGMSQRKAVEYTVEASLPQYFTLPSTVTIPIQENTNISWENPAECGYVDVPLRFQADTEGELRCQVVLKSWCDTRVYLLEALVTRKVVSFHLDLSSPARRSVTHHIPLHNDTQQDWKFQAEVSGVGFSGPDVLNVPAGTKAYYPLTFCPATQCTFMGKLSLRNDRGGAERLFTLRGVGEHPLPEDRVVLHCPVGKTTHTQLNVPNYSHDKLTLKVVTDLSVVSGAPSLKIEPGRSAPFALAVSPWKRGKQTGSVSFVETRHMQGGDKKDKGDALGRYEVRFSLEIVCEPAAPVEVIHIQCVTQSSVAIEIPVNNPGGEPLMLDVDVEGGDMSGGRSVSLPPRGTVTYKASFSPSGVGKSTGSVVFQSELVGEFWYQLELYALPPPLVTLPQASCQLGKWTRLNIPVVNPTAEPLELTVSNTNPRNYTLLEMESESTLIVEPRSSAQLAVRFCPSAIGERNHEAKITFACPQLQEWCVLLSGRGLQPEREKPLSISAMIGSSASIAVPFTNPTDLPAELSVKLTDEELRGAPSRDPVTGQEVFSIPLSRTEAIQVGERGTVDVPVVFAPHSAELQRACLCITMKPTSSLGKNFNAEEAVRSDEELSNICWTHPLCGIPKQAPVEMCSLGEVRCEVGCQLEKTADVLLAGCAPGNPDQNGQEAALVKMEDFQCQVRSDSKEERSEVEDCLSASVVSAKRDPENGAVALALNLVYTPLSACSCLGILSVESTSGQTWTFPITLIATEPQVDDVIVTETTNLGSTSAVGFRLTSTTRKTEPFTATFLPGSSSNFTVTPVSGMLPPVGCTGALITVSFTPTASSERHTARLAIQAADMRWIYEVRGKTSSPLCDTSAKGSSSTLGPSEERRRRNFVVRNLQLPSLANSSPLNVPR encoded by the exons GCCTGTTCCAAGTGCAGTACACTGGAGACTCCTCTCTCCGCATTTCGCCTTCCACTGGAATCATAGCGGCGGGCGCCACCCAGTGGCTGAAAGCGGAACTGCGCACGGATAGACCCCGGCAGATTGAAGAAAAGGCTCT GGTGAAGCTCCAGAATCGCTCTGCTGTCGTTCTCAGTATCAGGGCTGAGCTGGTGGACCAGCAGCTTGAGTTGTTTGACCTGCAG gggaatcctctctcctgtctgtggtttggaCCTGTCTATTTTGGGACATCCTGTGTAGAGAGTGTGGTTCTGAGAAACAATTCACCCCAAGCATGTGACTGGGTCTGCCAGCTCCAGGATTCTGTGGCCGGTACTGAGGTG GGATCAAACCTCCAGAAGACCACAGACGCCGCCCTgctggagagaggggagaaatgCAACCGGGCACCTTGCGACGTGTCCCaggtctttgtgtgtgttcctaAATACGGTCGACTGGGTCCATATGAGGAAATGACTGTAAAACTACGCTTCAGTCCCGTCTGCAAGAG CGCGATGACTCGTCAGGACTACTGccttttcctgctgtttcagaCTGTGCGGAGGAAACACGGCTTCACAAACCATAATG CCGACAGCAGCGTGGAGCTGGCGGTGACAGGCTCTGGCTTCTCCGTGTCCTTGGTGCCCAGTCCCTCTGACAGATTTGATTTCCTCCGCTGCGCGAAAGGCCAACGTGTGGATCTTCACTGCGCGCTCCAGAACCTCTGCCCTCAACTTCCCGTCGCCTTCCGCTTCCGCAAAATAGCACACTTCACCGCTGAGCCCTCGGCAGGCTCCATCGCTCCTGGCCAACGCCAG GATGtagttttgtctttcagtgcACGACAGCAAGGGAGCTTCCAGGTGTGTCAGAAGCTAGATGTCTTAGGCCACGTCGTTTGTCAGAGTAATGACAACGCTACAGAGGACGGGACTGAACTGAAGATCTGCAGCTTCCACGCCATCACTCTGCACTTATCTGCCGTCTGCTGCAGTGAGACGACGCAGCCCGTCCCTAAGCTAAATCACG cagggACCAACGCTCCCGGGTCATGGCCTCACGTCAGGTGCAGCGACCTGGCTCGCTGTCGCGAAGTAGCGCCCGCTGCCGTCCTCAGCGCCGACAAAACCCGGCTCCACAGACACCGCGGGGAGAGGAGCCGGGACGCGGAGGAGGACGGGTTCCTGGCCTTTCCCAACGACCGGCCGTGCAGCATCAGGCCCGCCTCCTCGCACGGGCAATACAG GACCATCTTCACTGGTGTACCCCGCTATCGCTACGTGGACACCAGCTACGCTTTCACTGCGGATGAGGAAGAGCAGAGACAGCGGCACCGGCAGAATTACGCAGACTTCATCCGACAGCTCAGACAAGCACGCGTCCAGAAGATCGAGGAGAG ACGGCAAGGAGATGTGGAGGACGACGTGGACATTGGAATCATTCCCTCCCAAGGGCTTGTTCCTCCGACTCTCGGCATCAGTGACCTGGAGAGGCCTAAGATCTCTGAGACCAAGCCCAACTACAAACATGGTTCCCCAGAAACCAAACGGAGATGTCTTCAAGACAAGATTTCCGGCCAATCAAAAGTTGGTAGCCAG CAGGTTTCAAAGGTAATGCGTGCAGTTCCCTGCACCAGCCAGGAGATGGCAGACTGTTACAGGAATCTGACAGCTATGGAGCTCTACCAGGTTGACATAG GCCCCTTGTTAGTGGACTTTGGTGCTGTGTGCGTGAACTCAGTGTGTGTTCAGAAGCTGGTCCTGGCCAACCGCCTGTCAGCGCACGTGTGggtgcaggtggaggtggactgcccCGAGCTGCAGGGCTCCTCGCCCCTCTCCCACGTCCTGCCACCCCGCTCTCACACCACCTTACCCCTGACATTTCAAACCAACAAGCTGGGCCCCTTCTACAG gCCCGTATCCTACTCTATAAACCGGAAACACCCCGGTCAGATTCTGGTCCGGGCCCAGGTCGTCCCGTTGGCGCTGGAACTTTCCACCAACCTGCTGGTTCTCCGCCCAGACCCCAACCTGCTGGCTGCGTCGGGATACAGGAGCTCGGTTACCCTCAGAAACCCCTGTAACCACGCTGCTGAATTCACATGGCGACCAGTTGTCACAGAGAGAGGCATCCTGTTCTCCGTTAGGCCAGCAACAG GTGTAGTGGAGCCGTACTCGGAGTTGGACTGTGAGGTGGTGTGGCATCCTTCGTTCTCCTCCCCTTCAGAAGGAGACTTTGACCTGTGCGTCCAAGATGGCAACTCGGAACGTCTGCACTGCGTCGCCGAG GTTGGAGCCACCAGTGTCCAGCTGGCAGAGAAACACATCGTGTTTGAATCAGTGCCTCTAAACATGCCTTCTACCAGGACTGCAGTCCTACACAACACCGGACGGAACCATGCCTACTACCAG GTTCTGGACGTGTGCCCTCTGCCAGGCATGGTGGTGAGTCCCTGCGAGGGCGTGGTGCCAAGCAGGGGCCAGGCCACGCTCAAGATCCACTTCAACCCAGACTGTGTCATGAAGTTTGACGCCAGAGTCGAG ATCGCTCTGAGGAACATGAAGTCCGCTGAGCTCAGAGTGGGTGGATCAGTGGAGCCTCCAAATGTGGACATCAGCGTG tcccattttcagttttatgggGTCCACGCTGGATCACGGCGACTGATACCATTCGCTCTGACCAACCACTCGTCGGCGGCAGCTCGCGTCGCCTTGGACCTGTCAGAGCATAAAAACTTCTCCGTCCGGCTCCCTCGGCCCTCGGAGA AGAGGGAGTCGGGCTGGAGCGTCGTGGACATTCAGGCCCACCAGACGGCCGACTGCTCACTTAGCTTCTCCCCCAGCCAG ATGGCCACCTATTACTTCGACCTGCCGATGATGGTCAATGGAGTGAGATGGCCCGCTTCTTCCCTGCATCCTTTCCCCACCCaatcctccttgtcctcctcgtcctcctcctccttacgGACATCTAGCAGCAGGAGGCACGTGGTCAAAACGTTTTCTCACCCCTCCTCGAGCACACAGCAGGCGCCGTGCGTTCAGGCCACAG TGCTCTGCGCCCCGTTGGAAATGTCCCCCTCGAGCTTAGAGTTCCACGTGGAGCCACAGTTTGAGAACTACACCAAG GAAGTCGAGCTGAAAGCGGCGGGCGAAGAGAGCGCGTGCTGGCGCGGTGCCACCGGGGGGCGCGTGGACTGGTGGTTCGGCTGCAacggcggaggagaggaggagctgtGCACAGCGTCTCCACCGGGCGGCAGCCTGGGGCCCGGCCAGTCCGTCTCCGTGGTGATCAGCATCAGGACCGAGGCTGTCAGAAAAG GGTGTGACAGAGTGACCAAACTGTCCCTCCCTCTTTACCTGGGACGCAAGGGAGAGGAGGcgacaggagaggaggagacaccCCAGCCCTACAGAGAGCTGTCGGTCATCGTTACCGACTGGCATCCCAGTATCACCTTCCACCCGCCTCAGATCCTTCTAACCCCAGCACCCCTGGACAGAGATTCAGCCGCGACACTCACTCTGCTGGCGGCTGGATACCCAAG CGGGACGAGGCTATCAGCTGAAGTGGACGACGTGGAAGCGGAGGACGGGACGAGGGTACGTCCCGTCTCTGTCGCCTTTCCTGCGGGCGACACCGTCGCCGCTCGGGACGCCGACCAG GCAGCCCACGGCAGCACCCTGCAGTGCAGCGTGTCATTCTGCTCCGCTGTCCCTTTGTCCCTCTGCACGACCATCACCTTCACTGACCACCTGCACAACAG GTTTAAGGTTAAGTTGTGCGCAGTCGCTGACAACTGTGTGCTGACAGCCTGGCCCTACATGGCCCTGCACAACTCCAAGCAACAGATAGTTCTCAAGACGG GGGCCACGGCCGTCGAGGCGACCTTTCAGCTCTATGAGACGCCGAGTCCCGCCTCCGTCCAGACGTCGTCCCCGTCGTCGTTCGATCACAACAGCTCAGCGAGCAAGAACTCGG AATCCCTTTCCGACAGCGACAGCTTGGGCAGACGGGCCAGCGGGGACACAAATAGCTGCGCTTGCAGAGGCACCCCGGCCAATCTCAGTGTCCCGCGATTCCCCGCTGCCGACACGGAGGAAGGTCTGTATCATCTGAATGTTTTACTGGCGGTGGAGAGGTGGTTTAGCCTCTTCGGGTGGCCCGGCGCACCATACCCTATCACTGTACCGCACACGCTCAGAAG GGTTGCGTCGAAaattcaaacaaaccattccaaCGGACGGACTTATCGCGTCAGTCAAAGTAAAGATTCAAG GTCCGTAGTGGACATGCTTCACCACTTGACCGGCAAACAGATTCCCGGTATTCCTCGCTGCCAGACCTTTTCCAGTGACGCAGAGCAGCGCACCAATCAGCTGCTACAACAGCACGAGGCCATGCTTACTTTCCTCAG GGTGCAGGGAGCCTCCCTTTGTCATATCAGACCAGAGTACTTGCTAGATGCACTGGAGTTTAAACACTGGTGCTCCACGCAG TCAAATAAAGAGAGCGCGGAGCACGGGTTGGACTACAGCAACGTCGACTTTGAGTCTCTGAGCAAGCGGTCTTGGACAGACGTGCTCCTGCAAATATACAAG GTGCTGGTGCTGCGTCGGGTGTCAAAGAGCAGCCGCAACACAACTCTGAGCCGCAAAGACGTGGGAGGAATCCTCCCTGTCGGTTCGCAGCCCCTGGCCAGCAACATCTACTCGTCCTGGGAGCTCCAGCTGCTCTCATGGCTCAACATGCACTACCAGAGCATGAGGAAGAGCATATGGGATGCAG GTGAAGCCCCATCAGACCGCTGGATCGTGAACTTTGACTTGGACCTAACAGACGGGGTGGTGCTCGCCGCTCTGCTCGCTGCCCACTGCCCCTACCTG ATCAGGAGCCACTTCAGGAGGATGTACACCAGGGCGAGCAGCCTGGAGCAGATCCTTCACAACAATATCATAGTAGCTCAGGCTCTCACTGTACTCGGTCTCAACATAAATATACAG CCAATAGACCTGTCAGATCCCAATCCAGTCCAGATGTTAATTCTGTGTGTTCACCTGTACGAGAGGCTGCCTCAGTACGTGCCCACGCATACCATTACTCTGTCAGGAGATCTGCACAGCACCTTCAGCAAGCAG GTGCGTCTGAAAAGCTCGTCCTCCAAGCCTGTCAAATACCAGGCCTACCTTCTAGGAGAGGACGCCCATCTCTTCTCGCTTCCTGACGGCAATGTGGTCACCATTCCTCCAAA gtcaagcgCTGAACTGACCGTCCAGTTCGGCTGCTCCTTTCTTCAGCCCATGGAGgccgttcttcttcttgtttccaCTTCAACCTTTGGCCTTTGCCGCACCACTCTCACCTTCGGTCTGAAGACCCACGTCACTCACATCACACCGACG AACACCGTCAAGTGCAAGTCTCCGTGCTACCAAATGAAAGTGATCCGGGTGCCACTAATTAACACTTTCAACGAAGAAGCTACGTTCAG GGTGGTGCTGGTGGAGTCTACGTTTAACCCGCTGGAGCCCGACACTAAAAAGTGCAGCCTCGTTCAACAGGCCTCCTTCAAAGCCAA tGCAGAGAAGACGGCTGAGGAGGCAAGCGGGGAGGAGATGGAAG CAGGCGGTGAAGACAGCGAGTTCCTGAGTTCAGTGAGAAGCGTTTGTCTGAAGTCGGGCCAAGAAGACACTCTGAGCATCAGCTACCTGCCCTTCTCCACAGGCACCAAGTACTGCTCTGTGCTGCTGGTTTGCCCAAAG GTGGGAGACATGGTGTACATAGTGAAGGCCACCAGTGAATTGCCACTTCCTTCTCCTGTGACTGCAAGGCCCAGCTCTAACGTAGTCTCCAAGCCCAGGAATTCTG ACACAGCTGTGTGCGTATCGGTAATAAGCCTACAGTGCGAGGTGGGGCAGGTGTGTGAGGAGGTGCTGCGCGTGCCCCGAATCAATATGATGTGGGAGCAGGCTCTGGCCATCTGGGGTCAGCACTTCATGAGCGCCGACGAACGCAGGAGGCGCGAGCTGACGCACACTTTGCGTAGCAGCACCGTGAGGGCGGCCGCGGCCGCGCGGAAGCTCTCCGGACGACTG ctgTTGCGAGGCATGTCCCAGAGGAAAGCAGTAGAATACACCGTGGAAGCTTCTTTGCCGCAGTACTTCACTCTACCCAGTACTGTCACAATACCTATACAAGAAAACACCAATATCTCATGGGAGAATCCTGCAG AATGTGGCTACGTGGACGTCCCGCTCCGGTTCCAGGCTGACACAGAGGGCGAGCTCAGGTGTCAGGTTGTCTTGAAGTCATGGTGCGATACCAGGGTGTACCTGCTAGAGGCGCTGGTGACTCGAAAG GTCGTGTCCTTCCACTTGGACTTAAGTTCGCCTGCTCGGCGTTCAGTCACGCATCATATACCGCTG CACAATGACACACAGCAGGACTGGAAATTCCAAGCTGAAGTATCAGGTGTAGGATTCTCCGGCCCGGACGTTTTGAACGTACCAGCAGGGACAAAAGCCTACTACCCCCTCACCTTTTGCCCTGCCACACAATGCACTTTCATG GGCAAGCTGTCCTTGCGTAATGACCGCGGCGGCGCGGAGCGCTTGTTTACCCTCCGAGGAGTTGGAGAGCACCCCCTGCCTGAAGACCGTGTGGTGCTGCACTGTCCCGTTGggaagaccacacacacacagctgaatgTCCCCAACTACAGCCATGACAAACTCACTCTTAAG GTGGTGACAGACCTATCCGTCGTGAGCGGCGCGCCTTCCCTGAAGATTGAACCCGGCCGCAGCGCTCCCTTCGCCCTGGCTGTGTCGCCGTGGAAACGAGGAAAACAGACAG GCTCTGTGTCGTTCGTAGAAACGCGCCACATGCAAGGTGGCGACAAGAAGGACAAAG GAGATGCGCTCGGACGCTACGAAGTTCGCTTCTCGCTCGAGATCGTCTGTGAGCCAGCGGCCCCCGTCGAGGTCATACACATACAGTGTGTTACCCAG AGCTCGGTGGCCATAGAGATCCCCGTCAACAACCCGGGGGGAGAGCCGCTGATGCTGGATGTGGACGTGGAAGGAGGCGACATGAGCGGGGGCCGCTCGGTTTCGCTCCCCCCGCGGGGGACCGTCACCTACAAAGCTTCGTTCTCTCCCAGCGGAGTAGGAAAGAGCACAGGCAG CGTGGTGTTCCAGTCGGAGCTGGTGGGGGAGTTCTGGTATCAGCTGGAGCTCTACGCTCTCCCCCCTCCGCTCGTCACGTTACCGCAGGCCTCCTGCCAGCTGGGAAA atggACCAGGCTGAACATCCCCGTAGTCAACCCAACAGCTGAGCCTCTGGAGCTGACTGTGTCCAACACTAACCCCAGAAATTACACGCTGCTGGAGATGGAATCAGAAAGCACC CTCATCGTGGAGCCCCGTTCCTCCGCCCAGCTCGCCGTCCGGTTTTGCCCATCAGCCATCGGAGAGAGGAACCACGAGGCAAAGATCACTTTCGCATGCCCtcag TTGCAGGAATGGTGCGTGTTGTTGAGTGGACGTGGACTTCAACCAGAGCGCGAGAAGCCTCTGAGCATCTCAGCCATGATTGGCTCCAGCGCCTCCATCGCCGTCCCCTTCACCAACCCCACAGACCTCCCGGCCGAGCTAAGCGTCAAACTCACAG ATGAGGAACTGCGTGGCGCCCCCAGCAGAGATCCAGTCACCGGCCAGGAGGTGTTCTCTATCCCGCTGAGCCGCACCGAAG CCATACAGGTCGGTGAAAGGGGAACCGTCGACGTGCCTGTGGTGTTTGCGCCGCACTCTGCGGAGCTACAACGGGCCTGCCTCTGCATCACCATGAAGCCCACGAGCAGCCTCGGCAAAAACTTCAACGCAGAGGAGGCCGTGAG GTCAGACGAGGAACTCTCCAACATCTGTTGGACTCACCCCCTCTGTGGGATTCCTAAGCAGGCTCCTGTCGAGATGTGCTCACTTGGCGAGGTCCGCTGCGAAGTGGGCTGCCAGCTGGAAAAGACGGCGGATGTGTTACTCGCAGGATGTGCACCGGGGAATCCTGACCAGAATGGACAGGAAG CTGCCCTGGTAAAGATGGAAGACTTCCAGTGCCAGGTGCGTTCTGACAGCAAAGAGGAGCGCTCAGAGGTGGAGGACTGCCTTTCTGCGTCAGTCGTGTCAGCAAAGAGGGATCCTGAGAACGGAGCCGTAGCGCTCGCCCTTAATCTGGTCTACACCCCCCTCAGCGCCTGCAG CTGCTTAGGGATCCTGTCGGTGGAGTCCACGTCGGGCCAGACATGGACGTTTCCCATCACTCTCATTGCAACAGAACCTCAGGTGGATGATGTCATCGTCACGGAAACCACTAATCTGGGAAGCACTTCAGCAGTGGGCTTCCGTCTCACCAGCACCACTAG GAAAACCGAGCCATTCACAGCGACGTTCCTgccaggcagcagcagcaacttcacagtgactccGGTCTCAGGGATGTTACCGCCTGTTGGTTGTACTGGAGCTCTCATCACTGTGTCCTTCACACCCACCGCAAGCTCCGAGAGACACACAGCAAGACTTGCCATCCAG GCTGCAGACATGCGCTGGATTTATGAGGTGAGAGGGAAAACCTCCTCACCCCTCTGTGACACATCCGCCAAGGGCAGCTCTTCTACGCTCGGCCCATCCGAAGAACGGCGGCGACGGAACTTTGTGGTTCGGAATCTTCAGCTTCCCTCCTTGGCTAATTCTTCCCCTCTCAATGTGCCCAGATAA